One Burkholderiales bacterium genomic window, GTAACCCACGATCACGCGCCAGCGGTTCTCGCCGATGTGCAAATCGTCCCCATCCATCATGCGCCGGAACTGCGCCGGCGGCGCACTGACGCGCGCCCGGTAGGGATTGCCGCGACCCTCGATCGCGTTCACCCGCTCCCGATCCAGCCCGTTCACGGCAAAGAGTCGCGCGGTGGCCTGCGCACTGTAACCGGCGATGCGGTCGTAGTGGGCGTGCGCGGTCAGGTACTCCGACTCGGTCATCGTGAGCGGCGCACCGGAGCGCTCGATCAGCCAGCCGGCGTTGCCCATGTGATCGGGGTGGTAGTGGGTCACCACGACCTTTGTCAGCCCCGCTGCGCCGATGACTTCGGTGAAGATCCGCTCCCAGTGCGCCTGCGTGTCCGGCAGCGCGATGCCGCAGTCCACGGCCGCCCAGCCGCCGTCATCCCTCAGCAGCCAGAGATTGATGTGGTCCAGCGCGAAGGGCAACGGCATGCGCAGCCAGTAGACGCCGGGTGCGACTTCGCGCGCGCTGCCCGGGGCGGGGGGCTCGGCGAAGGGGAATTCGAGCGGTGCGGACGCTTCGGCCGCAAGCGCCCGGGCGGGCCTGGTCATGAGCATCGAAATGCAGTGCGCCGCGCTTCGCGGCGAGCGATTGGATTCTACTTGACGTTTACGTAAACTGGAGCCTGGATGAAAGAGAGCTATACCATCACCGACCTGGCGCGCGAGTTCGGCATCACCACGCGCGCGATTCGCTTCTACGAAGACCACGGACTGCTCGCGCCCAGACGCGTGGGTCGTAACCGCGTGTACGGGAGCCGCGATCGTGTCCGGCTCAAGCTCACGCTGCGGGGGAAGCGTCTGGGCTTGTCGCTCTCCGAGATCCGCGAGCTGCTGGACATGTACGACGCCGCCAAGGGCGAAAAGGCGCAGCTTCTCCGCTTTGTCGAAGTGCTGGAAAGGCGGCGCGCGATTCTCGAGCAACAGCGCGAGGACATCGAGGCGGTGCTGGGGGAGATCGCCCAGCTCGAAGCCCAATGCCGCAACCTCCTGGGGGAGCGGGGCGAGGGGGCGGCCGATAGCTCAGTGAGCGCTGACACATCAATCGTAAGAATCTGATCAAACGGTTTGTTGTTTCTTGGAGTGACGTTAACGTAAACGTAATCTAGACTCCCGGCAGGAAACCGGTCGCGTGTCCGCCTTCAAGCCCGCAAACCCATCCTTCGCCGAGCGCGTGCGCGACAGCTTCGAGCGCCAGGGCGTGATGGCGCTGCTCGGCGCGCGCTTGAACCGCGTCGAGCCGGGTCGGTGCGGGATCCACCTGCCGTACCGGCCCGAGCTTTCGCAGCAGCACGGCTATTTCCACGGCGGGATCATCGGTACCATCGCAGACTCCGCCGGCGGTTACGCAGCGTTCACGCTGATGCCCGCGGATGCGAGCGTGCTCACGGTCGAGTACAAGATGAACCTGCTGGCTCCGGGAGACGGCGCGCTGCTGATCGCACGCGGGCGGGTGGTCAAGCCCGGTCGCACGCTGATCGTCGCCGCGGTGGACGCCGTCGTCGTGAAAGGCGGTCGCGAGACGCTGTGCGCCACGTTGCTGCAGACGCTGATGACCATGCACGGGAGGCCCGATCGATGAAACCCGGAGAAACCTTCAGGAAGGAATTTCACTCGCTCGACTTCGGCCTGGGGCAGGAAATCGACATGCTGCGCGAAAGCGTGCGCGCCTTCGCCGCGAAGGAGATCGCGCCGCGCGCCGCGGACATCGACCGCCAGAACGCCTTTCCGACGGATCTGTGGCGCAAGTTCGGTGCCCTCGGCGTGCTGGGCATCACCGCCGAGGAGGAATTCGGCGGCTCCAACATGGGCTATCTCGCCCACATCGTCGCGATGGAGGAGATCTCCCGCGCCTCGGCGTCGGTCGGCCTGTCCTATGGCGCTCACTCCAACCTCGCCGTCAATCAGCTCCAGCGCAACGGCACGCAGGCGCAAAAGCGCGCATACCTGCCCAAACTGATCTCCGGCGAGTACGTCGGCGCGCTGGCGATGAGCGAACCCGACTCCGGCTCCGATGTGGTGAGCATGAAGCTGCGCGCGGAGCGCAAGGGCGATCGTTACGTTCTCAACGGCAGCAAGATGTGGATCACCAACGGGCCGGACGCCGATGTGCTCGTGGTCTACGCCAAGACCGACGTGAAGGCCGGCGCCAAGGGCATCACGGCGTTCATCGTGGAGAAGGGCTTCAAGGGATTCTCGACCGCGCAGAAGCTGGACAAGCTCGGCATGCGCGGCTCCAATACCTGCGAGCTGGTGTTCCGGGATTGCGAAGTGCCGGCCGAAAACGTGCTCGGCGAAGTGAACGAGGGCGTGCACGTGCTGATGAGCGGACTGGATTTCGAGCGCGCGGTGCTGGCCGGCGGCCCGCTCGGCATCATGCAGGCGTGCATGGACGTGGTGATCCCGTACGTGCATGAGCGCGTGCAGTTCGGGCAGCCGATCGGCGAGTTCCAGCTCATGCAGGGAAAGCTGGCCGACATGTACACCACGATGAACGCGTGCAAGGCCTACGTCTATGCCGTCGGACGGGCGTGCGACCGGGGGGAAACCACGCGCAAGGACGCGGCCGGGGCGATCCTTTACGCGGCGGAGAAGGCCACCTGGATGGCGGGCGAGGCGATCCAGGCGCTGGGCGGCAACGGCTACATCAACGAATATCCCACCGGGCGGTTGTGGCGCGACGCGAAGCTCTACGAGATCGGCGCGGGTACCTCGGAGATCCGCCGCTGGCTTATCGGCCGCGAGCTTTTTTCCGAAACGAAGTAGAAGCGTTTGGCGCAGGGCAAGCAGAGCAAACCTCGGGAGTCGATGTCTGGAGCGGGACGTGAAGAGCGGATCGGTGCCGACTGTTCAACATTCTTGGCGTTTCATCATCCGCGTCGATGATTGGCTGTCTTGTTCTTCCTCTGCGTCCCCTGCGGTCTCGAGCCGGAAATGACGACGGTTGCGGAACAGACCGAGCAGGATCTGGCGTTCCTGATCGCGCAGGGGATGCTCGATGGCTTCAACCGGCACTACCGGCTCTTCCGGGAGACCAGCCGTTACGCGAAGTCGCTGTTCGAGAACGGCCAGTGGGCGGAACTGCAGCGCATCTCCCGCGAGCGCATCGCCTTCTATTCGCGGCGCGTCGACGAAACGGTGCGGTACCTGCAGCGCCGCTTCAACACCGATGCGCTGCCCGACGCCGTCTGGCAGCGGGTCAAGCTGCATTACGTCGGGCTGCTGTCCAACCACAAGCAGCCCGAGCTGGCGGAAACCTTCTTCAACTCGGTGAGCTGCCGCATCCTGCATCGCAGCTACTATCACAACGACTTCATCTTCGTGCGGCCCGCGCTGTCCACCGAGCACATCGATTCCGATCCGCCGACCTACCGCAGCTACTATCCGTCCCAGGCGCGATTGCGGCGGGTCTTGCGCGCGATCCTGGCCGAGTTCGCCCTGCGCAACCGTTTCCAGGATCTGGAGCGCGACCTGCGCTGCCTGCTGCGCGCCGCGCGCGCCCGGCTGCCTCGGCCCTTCGTGCCCGAGGCCAACCACCAGATCCAGGTGCTCTCCTCGCTGTTCTTCCGCAACAAGGGCGCGTACGTCATCGGCAAGATCGTCAACGGCAACCTCGAGATCCCGTTCGCGGTCCCGATCCTGCGCAACGACGACGGCACGCTCTACCTTGACACCGTGCTGTTCGAGACCGATCAGCTCGCCATACTCTTCGGTTTCTCCCGCGCCTATTTCCTGGTGGACATGGAGGTGCCTTCCGGTTACGTGCAGTTCCTGCGCGGCCTGCTGCCGCGCAAGCCGGTGGCCGAGCTCTACACCATGCTGGGGCTGCAGAAGCACGGCAAGACGCTTTTCTACCGCGACTTCCTCCATCACTTGAGGCATTCGAGCGACCAGTTCACGATCGCGCCCGGCATCAAAGGCATGGTGATGCTGGTGTTCACGCTGCCCTCCTACCCGTACGTCTTCAAGGTCATCCGGGACGCGATCCTGCCGCCGAAGGAAATCACGCGCGAAGGCGTCAAGCAGAAGTACCTCATCGTCAAGCAGCACGACCGCGTGGGCCGAATGGCGGACACGCTGGAGTACACCGACGTCGCGTTGCCCAAGGAGCGCTTCTCGGCGGAGCTGCTGGACGAGTTGCGCAGCGTGGCGCCCTCGGTGCTGGAGGACGAGGGCGACACGCTCATCATCAAGCACCTGTACGTCGAACGGCGCATGACGCCGCTCAACTTGTATCTCGATCAGGCTTCCGACGAGCAGGTGCGCCGCGCGGTCGAGGACTACGGCCTGGGGATCAAGCAGCTCGCCTGGGCCAATATCTTTCCGGGCGACATGCTGTTCAAGAACTTCGGCGTCACCCGCTACGGGCGCATCGTGTTCTACGATTACGACGAGATCGCATACATGACCGACTGCAACTTCCGGCGCATCCCGCCGGCACCGACCCCCGAGGACGAATGGTCGGCCGAGCCGTGGTACCCGGTCGGGCCGAACGACGTCTTCCCCGAGGAATTCGCGGCCTTCCTGCTCGTCGATCCGCGCGTGCGCGAAGCCTTTCTCGCCGAACATGCGGATCTCCTCGCCCCGGAGTTCTGGAACCGGGCCAAGGAGCGGATCGCCGGCGGCCACATCGAGGACGTCTTTCCTTATCCGGAGTCGATGCGCTTCCGGAACAGGCCGGCGTTTCGAAGCTCACCAACAAGGCAGCAAGACACGCAGGGACACGAAGGACAGCGCATGCGACGAGGTAGTTCTTCGTGAACTTTCCCTCTTTGTGGTGAGACGCGGTTTTCATGGAGGTTCCTATGGCAACCGACCCCGTGGTAATTGTTTCCGCAGTGCGTACCCCGATGGCCGCGTTTCAGGGTGAGCTGAAGGATTTCTCCGCGGCCCGGCTCGGCGCGGCGGCGATTCGCGCGGCAGTGGAGCGCGCCGGCATCGCCCCGGAGCGGGTGCAGGAGGTGATCATGGGCTGCGTGCTGCCCGCCGGTCAGGGTCAGGCGCCGGCGCGCCAGGCGGCGCTCGGCGCCGGACTGCCTCTGTCGGTCGGTTGCACGACGGTCAACAAGATGTGCGGCTCGGGCATGAAGGCGGCGATGCTCGCCCACGACCTGCTCGCCGCCGGCACCAACGACGTCATGGTGGCCGGCGGGATGGAATCGATGACCAACGCGCCTTACCTGCTGCCGAAGGCGCGGGCCGGCTACCGCATGGGACACCAGCAGGTGCTCGACCATATGTTCCTCGACGGCCTGGAGGACGCCTACGACAAGGGCCGGCTGATGGGCACTTTCGCCGAGGACTGCGCCGCGAAGTATTCGTTCACGCGCGAGGCGCAGGACCGTTTTGCGGTGACCTCGCTGCAGCGCGCGCAGAAGGCCAACCAGGACGGCAGCTTCGCCTGGGAAATCGTTCCGATCGCCATCAAGGCGGGCAAGGAAGAGCGCTTCGTGGAGCGCGACGAGCAACCGTTCAAGGCCAGCTTCGAAAGGATTCCTCTGCTAAAGCCGGCGTTCCGCAAGGACGGCACGGTGACCGCCGCCAATTCCAGCTCGATCTCGGACGGCGCGGCGGCGCTGGTGATGATGCGTCAATCGACCGCCGAAGCGCTGGGGCGGACGCCGCTCGCGCGCGTGGTCGGCCATTCGACCCACGCGCAGGAGCCGGGCTGGTTCACCACCGCACCGGTGGGCGCCATCCGCAAGCTCTTCGACAAGACCGGCTGGAGCAAAGACCAGGTCGATCTGTACGAGATCAACGAGGCCTTCGCGGTGGTCACCATGGCCGCAATGAAGGAGCACGGTCTGCCGCACGAGAAGGTCAACGTGCACGGCGGCGCCTGTGCGCTCGGCCATCCGATCGGCGCCTCCGGCGCACGCATCCTCGTCACCCTGATCGGCGCGCTGCGCAAGCACGGCGGGCGGCGCGGCGTCGCCGCCCTGTGCATCGGCGGGGGCGAGGCCACCGCCATGGCCATCGAGCTTGTCTAGAGTCGATGTCGGAAACGCGCCGTCGCCTTGGATGCAAACAGATGGCATTGAACGCCGTGCGCCTTCGGAGTGAGAGATGGTCGACAAGAAGATAGGATTCATCGGCGTCGGGATGATGGGCCACGGGATGGCGAAGAACCTGGTCGAGAAAGGCTTTCCGACCACGATCCTGGCGCACAGAAACCGCGCTCCCGTGGAAGACCTCGTCAAGCGCGGAGCGAAAGAAGCGAAAGACGTCGCCGCGCTGGTTGCGAGCTCGGACGTGGTGTTCCTCTGCGTCACCGGCTCGCCGCAGGTCGAGGACCTGGTGTACCGCAAGGACGGAATCCGGGACAGCGTGAAGCCGGGACAGATCGTGGTCGATACCTCGACCAGCCTGCCGTTCTCCACCCTGAGAATCGCGGCCGATCTCGCGGCCAAAGGCGCGCGCTTCGTGGACGCGCCGCTCACCCGCACGCCGGTGGAGGCGGAGCAGGGGCGGCTCAACACCATGGTGGGCGCCGACGCGGAAACCTTCCGGGAGATCGAGCCGGCGCTCAGGGCGTTCTGCGAGAACGTCTTCCACGTGGGCGAAGTAGGCGCCGGCCACAAGATCAAGCTCATCAACAATTTCGCGGCCATCGGGCAGATGGCCTTGATCGCCGAGGCGCTCATTGCCTGTGCCAAGCTCGGCGTCGATCCGAAGAAGTACTTTCAACTGGTATCCACGGGCGCGGCCAACTCCGGCATCTTTCAGATGCTGGCCGGCAAAGCGGTCGAGGGCGATTTCACCGGCATGAAGTTCGGGTTGGCGAACGCGCTGAAGGACGTGCGCTATTACATGCAGATGGCGATGGAGGGCAGCGTGTCCGGCCCGATGGCCGCCTCGACGCTGACCTCGCTCACGCAGGCCGTGAACCTGGGTTTCGGCGCACCGGAGCACCTGGTCGGCGCGCTGGTGCAGGCGCAGGCGAAGATCAACAACACCCCCTTCCCGCCAAAAACATGAAACACGGATTCGGAACGAACGCACCACCAAGGCCACGGGACAATCCAAGTACAGATTCGATCCTGGCGCGGCTTTCCTTGGTGCCTTCTGTGTCCGGGCGGTTCATAACGGGTGTGGCGGAGTCATGAGCGAGAAGAGACTGATTTCGTCGGGATCGAGCTTCGAGAAAGTCGCGGGCTACAGTCGCGCGGTGGTCGACGGCGACTGGGTATTCGTCTCCGGCACGACCGGCTACGACTACTCCACCATGACCATAGCGCCCGATCTCGAAAGCCAGGCGCGCCTGGCTTTCCGCAATATCGCGCACGCGCTGGCGCAGGCGGGTGCG contains:
- a CDS encoding MBL fold metallo-hydrolase; amino-acid sequence: MLMTRPARALAAEASAPLEFPFAEPPAPGSAREVAPGVYWLRMPLPFALDHINLWLLRDDGGWAAVDCGIALPDTQAHWERIFTEVIGAAGLTKVVVTHYHPDHMGNAGWLIERSGAPLTMTESEYLTAHAHYDRIAGYSAQATARLFAVNGLDRERVNAIEGRGNPYRARVSAPPAQFRRMMDGDDLHIGENRWRVIVGYGHTPEHAALYCEALDVLISGDMLLPRISTNVSVWPIEPEGDPLRLFLRSIDRFSTLPAGVLVLPSHGLPFRGAHSRVAALHRHHEERLREVLDACHSPKSAAELMPVLFRRPLDNHQLFFAMGESLAHLHHLWHQGRLTRHTGADGVHRFERRA
- a CDS encoding MerR family DNA-binding transcriptional regulator, yielding MKESYTITDLAREFGITTRAIRFYEDHGLLAPRRVGRNRVYGSRDRVRLKLTLRGKRLGLSLSEIRELLDMYDAAKGEKAQLLRFVEVLERRRAILEQQREDIEAVLGEIAQLEAQCRNLLGERGEGAADSSVSADTSIVRI
- a CDS encoding PaaI family thioesterase produces the protein MSAFKPANPSFAERVRDSFERQGVMALLGARLNRVEPGRCGIHLPYRPELSQQHGYFHGGIIGTIADSAGGYAAFTLMPADASVLTVEYKMNLLAPGDGALLIARGRVVKPGRTLIVAAVDAVVVKGGRETLCATLLQTLMTMHGRPDR
- a CDS encoding isovaleryl-CoA dehydrogenase, whose product is MKPGETFRKEFHSLDFGLGQEIDMLRESVRAFAAKEIAPRAADIDRQNAFPTDLWRKFGALGVLGITAEEEFGGSNMGYLAHIVAMEEISRASASVGLSYGAHSNLAVNQLQRNGTQAQKRAYLPKLISGEYVGALAMSEPDSGSDVVSMKLRAERKGDRYVLNGSKMWITNGPDADVLVVYAKTDVKAGAKGITAFIVEKGFKGFSTAQKLDKLGMRGSNTCELVFRDCEVPAENVLGEVNEGVHVLMSGLDFERAVLAGGPLGIMQACMDVVIPYVHERVQFGQPIGEFQLMQGKLADMYTTMNACKAYVYAVGRACDRGETTRKDAAGAILYAAEKATWMAGEAIQALGGNGYINEYPTGRLWRDAKLYEIGAGTSEIRRWLIGRELFSETK
- the aceK gene encoding bifunctional isocitrate dehydrogenase kinase/phosphatase, which produces MTTVAEQTEQDLAFLIAQGMLDGFNRHYRLFRETSRYAKSLFENGQWAELQRISRERIAFYSRRVDETVRYLQRRFNTDALPDAVWQRVKLHYVGLLSNHKQPELAETFFNSVSCRILHRSYYHNDFIFVRPALSTEHIDSDPPTYRSYYPSQARLRRVLRAILAEFALRNRFQDLERDLRCLLRAARARLPRPFVPEANHQIQVLSSLFFRNKGAYVIGKIVNGNLEIPFAVPILRNDDGTLYLDTVLFETDQLAILFGFSRAYFLVDMEVPSGYVQFLRGLLPRKPVAELYTMLGLQKHGKTLFYRDFLHHLRHSSDQFTIAPGIKGMVMLVFTLPSYPYVFKVIRDAILPPKEITREGVKQKYLIVKQHDRVGRMADTLEYTDVALPKERFSAELLDELRSVAPSVLEDEGDTLIIKHLYVERRMTPLNLYLDQASDEQVRRAVEDYGLGIKQLAWANIFPGDMLFKNFGVTRYGRIVFYDYDEIAYMTDCNFRRIPPAPTPEDEWSAEPWYPVGPNDVFPEEFAAFLLVDPRVREAFLAEHADLLAPEFWNRAKERIAGGHIEDVFPYPESMRFRNRPAFRSSPTRQQDTQGHEGQRMRRGSSS
- a CDS encoding acetyl-CoA C-acetyltransferase — its product is MATDPVVIVSAVRTPMAAFQGELKDFSAARLGAAAIRAAVERAGIAPERVQEVIMGCVLPAGQGQAPARQAALGAGLPLSVGCTTVNKMCGSGMKAAMLAHDLLAAGTNDVMVAGGMESMTNAPYLLPKARAGYRMGHQQVLDHMFLDGLEDAYDKGRLMGTFAEDCAAKYSFTREAQDRFAVTSLQRAQKANQDGSFAWEIVPIAIKAGKEERFVERDEQPFKASFERIPLLKPAFRKDGTVTAANSSSISDGAAALVMMRQSTAEALGRTPLARVVGHSTHAQEPGWFTTAPVGAIRKLFDKTGWSKDQVDLYEINEAFAVVTMAAMKEHGLPHEKVNVHGGACALGHPIGASGARILVTLIGALRKHGGRRGVAALCIGGGEATAMAIELV
- a CDS encoding NAD(P)-dependent oxidoreductase yields the protein MVDKKIGFIGVGMMGHGMAKNLVEKGFPTTILAHRNRAPVEDLVKRGAKEAKDVAALVASSDVVFLCVTGSPQVEDLVYRKDGIRDSVKPGQIVVDTSTSLPFSTLRIAADLAAKGARFVDAPLTRTPVEAEQGRLNTMVGADAETFREIEPALRAFCENVFHVGEVGAGHKIKLINNFAAIGQMALIAEALIACAKLGVDPKKYFQLVSTGAANSGIFQMLAGKAVEGDFTGMKFGLANALKDVRYYMQMAMEGSVSGPMAASTLTSLTQAVNLGFGAPEHLVGALVQAQAKINNTPFPPKT